In Acidimicrobiia bacterium, the sequence CTCGACGGGCAGAAGCCGGTGCCGATCCACCTGTCGGCCAAGGAGGCGGGGACGGCGGCGCGGGCGGCCGGCGCCCGTCGGCTCATGCTCACCCACGTGTGGCCCGAGATCGACCGCCGGCTGACCCTCGCCGAGGGCTCCGCCGCCTTCGGCGAGCCGGCGCTGCTCGCCGCCCCCGGCCTCGTGACGACGGTCGGCTAGGCGCGTGGGCCCCCGTCGCGACGGCCGGGAGCCGGACGAGCTCCGGCCCATCACCTTCACCCGGGACTTCACCGAGTTCGCGGCGGGCTCGGTGCTCGTGGAGTTCGGTCGCACCCGGGTGCTCTGCACCGCGTCGGCCGAGGAGCGGGTGCCGCCGTGGCTCCGAGGCTCCGGACGGGGCTGGGTGACGGCGGAGTACTCGATGCTCCCGGGGTCCACGAGCGAGCGCACCGACCGGGAGGCGGCGCGGGGGCGGCAGTCGGGCCGCACCCAGGAGATCCAGCGGCTCATCGGCCGGTCGCTGCGGGCGGTGACGGACCTGTCCACGATGGGCGAGGTCCAGGTGATCTTGGACTGCGACGCGCTGCAGGCCGACGGGGGGACCCGCACCGCGTCCATCTGCGGCGCCTACGTCGCGCTCCACGACGCCTGCACCCGGCTCGTCGCGACCGGCCGGCTGGCCTCGCACCCCATCACCGACGCCTGCGCGGCGGTGTCGGTCGGCGTCGTGGACGCGCTGCCCTGCCTGGACCTCGACTACTCCGAGGACGCCCACGCCGAGGTGGACATGAACGTCGTGATGACCGGCAGCGGCCGCTACATCGAGGTGCAGGGGACCGCCGAAGGAGCGCCGTTCTCGCGCGGGGAGCTCGACGCCCTGCTCGGCCTGGCCGAGCTGGGGATCGCCGACATCGTCGCGCTCCAACGCGAGCTCGTCGGCGAGCCGCCGCCGAACCGGCGCCGCTGACGGTGCGGTTCGTGCTCGCGACCGCCAACCCCGGCAAGGCGCGCGAGATCGACGCCATCCTCGCCGGCGCCGGGCTCCCGCTGGAGCTCGCGCCCCGCCCGGCGGCCGTCCCCCCGGTCGACGAGCCCGGCGCCACCGTGGAGGCCAACGCCCGCCACAAGGCGCGGGCGGTGCGGGACGCGACCGGCGCCGCCGCCATCGCCGACGACACCGGGCTCGAGGTCGACGCCCTCGGGGGCGCCCCCGGGGTGCGGTCGGCGCGCTTCGCCGGGCCCGAGGCCACCGACGAGGACAACGTGAGACTCCTGCTCGAGCGGCTCCGCGGCGTCCCGCTCGAGCGCCGGCGGGCGCGGTTCGTCACCGTCGCCGTCGCCAGCTTCCCCGACGGCCGCGAGCTC encodes:
- the rph gene encoding ribonuclease PH, producing the protein MGPRRDGREPDELRPITFTRDFTEFAAGSVLVEFGRTRVLCTASAEERVPPWLRGSGRGWVTAEYSMLPGSTSERTDREAARGRQSGRTQEIQRLIGRSLRAVTDLSTMGEVQVILDCDALQADGGTRTASICGAYVALHDACTRLVATGRLASHPITDACAAVSVGVVDALPCLDLDYSEDAHAEVDMNVVMTGSGRYIEVQGTAEGAPFSRGELDALLGLAELGIADIVALQRELVGEPPPNRRR
- the rdgB gene encoding RdgB/HAM1 family non-canonical purine NTP pyrophosphatase, which translates into the protein MLATANPGKAREIDAILAGAGLPLELAPRPAAVPPVDEPGATVEANARHKARAVRDATGAAAIADDTGLEVDALGGAPGVRSARFAGPEATDEDNVRLLLERLRGVPLERRRARFVTVAVASFPDGRELAAIGTADGTIASERRGHSGFGYDSVFIADAGDGRTFAELTPSEKDACSHRGAAFRTLAEGLAILDQAGHLDPPEPGPGSGEPAEEV